Genomic segment of Streptomyces sp. NBC_01210:
TTGGGCGCCGAAGCGCCGGGCACGGGCCGCGTCCTCGGGGGTGTCGGCGTTGGCTCGGACTTCAAGCCGGCGTACGGCATCGGCCCGTTCGAGGGTTCGGGCCACAGTGCTCGTCAGGGCCCCGTCCTGTTCGCCGGTCTCCAGGAAGCGCGCAACCGGCGATTCCGTCAACGGCAGAGCGCCGAGGTGGACCGTGCCCGCCGTGCCGTCCACGGAGATCACCGTTCCTTCGGTGACCACGGTCCCGTCGGTCGCGGTGAACTGCCGTGCCCCGGTGTCCACCACGAGTTCCTCGGCCCCGCACACGCAGACCTTGCCCATGCCCCGCGCGACGACGGCCGCGTGGCTGGTCTTGCCGCCGCGGCTGGTCAGTACGGCCTCCGCCGCGACCATCCCCGGCAGGTCGTCGGGCGTGGTCTCACGTCGTACGAGGACTGTCTTCTCCCCGGCCGCGGCGCGGCGTACCGCTTCGGCGGAGTCGAACACGGCCGCTCCGACCGCCGCGCCCGGCGAGGCCGGGACACCGTGTGCCAGCGGTTGGCCGGTCGTGTCCTCGTCGAAGCGGGGGAACATCAGCCGGGCGAGCTGATGCCCGCCGACCCGGGCGAGCGCTTCGTCCTCGCTGATCAGGCGCTCGTCGACGAGCTCGTGCGCGATACGGAACGCAGCCCCGGCGGTGCGCTTGCCGACCCGGGTCTGGAGCATCCACAGCGTGCCGCGTTCGATGGTGAACTCGACGTCGCACAGGTCCCGGTAGTGGCGTTCCAGGGTCCGCAGGTGGTCGCCGAGCTGCAGATAGGAGGAAGGGTCGATGTGCTTGAGCTCCTGGAGGGGTACGGCGTTGCGGATGCCGGCGACGACGTCCTCCCCCTGCGCGTCGGTCAGGTAGTCGCCGTAGACGCCGCGTGCCCCGGTGGCCGGGTCACGGGTGAAAGCGACGCCCGTGCCGGAATCGGGACCGAGGTTGCCGAACACCATCACCTGGATGTTGACGGCGGTGCCCAGGTAGTCGGAAATGTGCTCACGCCTGCGGTAGAGGCGGGCGCGCTCGCCGTTCCAGGAACGGAAGACGGCACGGATCGCCTGGTACAGCTGCTCAACCGGGTCCTGTGGGAACTCCTCACCGCTCGCCTCCCGGATCAGCGTCTTGAACTCGTCGGCCAGCACGGCGAGATCGTGCGCGTCCAGCCCGGTGTCGCTCGCCGCACCGCGGTCCGAGCTGTGCCTGGCCAGGGCGTCCTCGAACAGCTCCGGGGCTACGCCCAGCACCGTGCGGCCGAACATCTGCAGCAGCCGGCGGTACGAGTCCCAGGCAAACCGCTCCTGCCCGGTTGCCTTGGCGAGTCCGCGTACGGATGTGTCGCTCAGGCCGATGTCGAGGATCGTCTCCATCATGCCGGGCATCGAGAACCTGCTGCCCGAACGTACGGACAGCAACAGCGGGTTGTCGCTCTCGCCCAGCCGCCGGCCGACGCGCCGCTCCAGATCCGCGAGTGCCCGCGCGACCTGCACCCCGAGCTCCGCCGGTTCCTCGCCGGCGGCCAGGTACTCACGGCAGGCGTGCGTGGTGACAGTGAACCCAGGGGGCACGGGCAGCCCCAGCCGGGTCATCTCGGCCAGGTTGGCTCCCTTGCCGCCGAGCAGGTCCGCCATCTCACGGCTGCCCTCGCCGAATCCGTACACGTACTGCCTCATGGGTCTCGATCTCCTGCGGGGTGGGTCAGACGTGCGGGACGACGGCCACGGGGCAGCCGACGTGGTGCAGCACCGCGTGGGCGACGGGGCCGATGTGGATGCCGAGGTGCCCGCTCCGGATCCGGCGCCCGACGACGACCATGCCAGCCCCGGTCGAGGCGCGCGTCAGTTCGGAGGCCGCCCGGCCTTCGGTGACGGTCCCGGTGACAGTGACCTCGGGGAACTTCTCCCGCCACGGGTACAGCGCCGCACTCACGGCGTGTTCGTGCTCGGCGAGCAGTTCCGGGCCGGGCTTCGGGACAAGTTGGTCGATGGCGGCATACGGGGGCGGGGCGCTGAAGGTGTGAATCACGCGCAGCGCTGCACCACGATGCTGCGCGGCGTCGAAAGCGAATTCGATCAGTTCGTCGCACGGGCTGCTGGTGTCGAGGCCGAGGACAACATTCCGGTACGGGGTCTCGACCGAATCCCGGTCCGAGTCCGGGGACGCTCCGTCCGGGGCAGGAAACTGTTCGTCGGACGCTTCCTCACCGGCACGTACGAGAACCACGGGACGCGGTGCCCGCGCAACGACCGCCTGGGACACCGAGCCGACCAGAAATCCCGCGATGCCGCTGAGTCCTCGGGAGCCGAGCACCAGCATCTCGGCCTGCTCGGCCGCCGTCAGCAGGGCGGTGACCGGCGATTCGGCCACCGCCTCGTCGGCGA
This window contains:
- the ppdK gene encoding pyruvate, phosphate dikinase, which gives rise to MRQYVYGFGEGSREMADLLGGKGANLAEMTRLGLPVPPGFTVTTHACREYLAAGEEPAELGVQVARALADLERRVGRRLGESDNPLLLSVRSGSRFSMPGMMETILDIGLSDTSVRGLAKATGQERFAWDSYRRLLQMFGRTVLGVAPELFEDALARHSSDRGAASDTGLDAHDLAVLADEFKTLIREASGEEFPQDPVEQLYQAIRAVFRSWNGERARLYRRREHISDYLGTAVNIQVMVFGNLGPDSGTGVAFTRDPATGARGVYGDYLTDAQGEDVVAGIRNAVPLQELKHIDPSSYLQLGDHLRTLERHYRDLCDVEFTIERGTLWMLQTRVGKRTAGAAFRIAHELVDERLISEDEALARVGGHQLARLMFPRFDEDTTGQPLAHGVPASPGAAVGAAVFDSAEAVRRAAAGEKTVLVRRETTPDDLPGMVAAEAVLTSRGGKTSHAAVVARGMGKVCVCGAEELVVDTGARQFTATDGTVVTEGTVISVDGTAGTVHLGALPLTESPVARFLETGEQDGALTSTVARTLERADAVRRLEVRANADTPEDAARARRFGAQGIGLCRTEHMFLGERRSLVEAMILAEDEAGQRAALDALLPLQRSDFTGILAAMDGLPVTIRLIDPPLHEFLPDRTELAVRVATAPTGRDRRLLAAVERMHESNPMLGLRGVRLGLVVPGLVQMQVRAIAEAVVERTRAGGDPRAEIMVPLVGTAEELRIVRAAAERVLAEVSEASGIAVRCPVGTMIELPRAALTAGRIAEAADFFSFGTNDLTQTAWGLSRDDVEASFFPAYLDQGIFATSPFETLDRDGVGRLIRIAVEEGRAAHPGLKIGVCGEHGGDPDSIHFFHDAGLDYVSCSPFRVPVARLEAGRAALEGRAA
- a CDS encoding universal stress protein, which gives rise to MHRHVVAGIDGSPESLAAAHWAAREALRRSLSLRLVHAWQWQPRPPVYVPVGTTQRYWAHRTLSQVSDTVRASHPALHIADEAVAESPVTALLTAAEQAEMLVLGSRGLSGIAGFLVGSVSQAVVARAPRPVVLVRAGEEASDEQFPAPDGASPDSDRDSVETPYRNVVLGLDTSSPCDELIEFAFDAAQHRGAALRVIHTFSAPPPYAAIDQLVPKPGPELLAEHEHAVSAALYPWREKFPEVTVTGTVTEGRAASELTRASTGAGMVVVGRRIRSGHLGIHIGPVAHAVLHHVGCPVAVVPHV